Proteins from a single region of Pseudomonas sp. 10S4:
- a CDS encoding metal-dependent hydrolase produces MSYLKRLLTRRSPAKPVCADIPRRNVRFSLDEQTPRYWYRGWPHVTRFFDGLSIMFPLGEKLFIDSVVYFRKAIENDPALAEAVDAFVYQEASHIREHRSYNQQLAAQGAPIDALEQLLLRRQEVGNKFSPAMRLAMTASLEHFTAILSDQLLRNPAVLKGADGKMAMIWRWHAIEETEHKAVAFDVLCSVVRNPVWRYLMRCGVMLIMTGYFAVDVMYFIYRLAGNDGQRRNGREWLRLLGWLFVSPGPLTRVFPRWLAWFIPGFHPNHLDTREALEAARQTLDEYAGRTP; encoded by the coding sequence ATGTCGTATTTAAAACGTCTTTTAACTAGACGCTCGCCGGCGAAACCTGTTTGCGCAGATATCCCCCGGCGCAATGTGCGTTTTTCACTCGATGAGCAGACTCCTCGCTATTGGTATCGTGGCTGGCCGCACGTGACGCGCTTTTTCGATGGCCTGTCGATCATGTTTCCACTCGGCGAAAAACTCTTCATCGACAGTGTCGTGTACTTTCGAAAAGCGATCGAAAACGATCCGGCACTGGCCGAAGCCGTTGACGCGTTCGTTTATCAGGAAGCGTCGCATATTCGCGAACATCGTTCGTATAACCAGCAACTCGCGGCACAAGGCGCACCTATCGATGCCCTCGAACAACTGCTGTTGCGCCGTCAGGAGGTGGGCAACAAGTTTTCGCCGGCGATGCGTCTGGCCATGACGGCCAGCCTGGAACATTTCACCGCGATTCTCTCCGATCAACTCCTGCGCAATCCCGCGGTCCTCAAAGGTGCCGATGGAAAGATGGCCATGATATGGCGCTGGCATGCGATCGAAGAAACCGAGCACAAAGCCGTCGCCTTCGACGTACTGTGCTCGGTGGTGCGTAATCCGGTTTGGCGATACCTGATGCGATGCGGGGTCATGCTGATCATGACCGGCTACTTTGCAGTCGATGTCATGTACTTCATTTATCGACTTGCCGGCAATGACGGGCAACGCCGCAACGGGCGCGAGTGGCTGCGTTTGCTCGGCTGGTTATTCGTAAGTCCCGGTCCGCTGACCCGTGTATTTCCGAGATGGCTGGCCTGGTTCATTCCGGGGTTTCATCCCAATCACCTCGATACCCGTGAAGCGCTGGAAGCGGCGCGGCAAACGCTGGACGAGTACGCTGGGCGCACACCATGA
- a CDS encoding PAAR domain-containing protein encodes MDIIRLGDSTSHGGTVLEAFNQTDLNGKPMSGVGHKVVCPLCKGVFPITQGSALLDVGGIAVALHGMKTACGASLIASDPKGEAAS; translated from the coding sequence ATGGACATCATTCGGCTCGGCGACTCCACCAGTCACGGTGGAACCGTTCTTGAAGCTTTCAACCAGACTGACCTGAACGGCAAACCCATGTCCGGTGTTGGCCATAAGGTGGTTTGCCCGCTGTGCAAAGGTGTTTTCCCTATTACGCAGGGCAGCGCCCTGCTGGATGTCGGCGGCATCGCGGTGGCGCTTCACGGGATGAAAACCGCATGCGGCGCCAGCCTGATTGCCAGCGATCCCAAGGGTGAAGCTGCAAGTTAA